A single window of Aspergillus flavus chromosome 4, complete sequence DNA harbors:
- a CDS encoding MFS transporter: MASACHDAEGLQETISNPGSFEEKAQGKSSGNAVLAHTSTRASDVVYSAFSKAQKRYIVFCTSWAGFFSPVSSQIYYPALNTLANDLHVSGGLINLTLMSYMIFQGLSPMFVGDFADKAGRRPAYIGCFILYIAANIGLALQNNYAALFVLRCLQSAGISTTIALGSGVVSDIATAAERGSYMGFVTAGTLLGPSVGPVIGGLLAQYLGWRAIFWFLTIFAGTFTIQFLLFFPETARKVVGNGSLPPPTWNLSLINWYQTRSRRTEEEQEEATNTTEERNKITFPNPLRTLSIVSQKDTSLILLSNAILFAGFYDVSASIPSIYQDLYNLNDLQIGLCYIPFGLGATLASIISGKILDSNYRRLAKQLNIPLHNSTSRDLKDFPIEKARLQLAFPLLAIGSLTVIAFGWVLHFGVHLAAPTTILFVMGLGLTGAFNTVSTLLVDLYPGNASAATASNNFVRCLLGAGATALIDPMLNAMGRGWCFTFIAFVMLATAPLLGVVVRFGPRWREERLGR; this comes from the exons ATGGCCTCGGCTTGTCACGATGCAGAAGGCCTCCAAGAAACAATATCTAACCCGGGTAGCTTTGAGGAAAAAGCCCAGGGTAAGAGCTCGGGCAATGCCGTCCTAGCCCACACATCGACCAGGGCCAGCGATGTCGTGTACTCTGCATTTTCGAAAGCGCAGAAGAGATATATCGTCTTTTGTACATCCTGGGctggtttcttttccccgGTGTCTTCACAGATTTACTATCCGGCCTTAAACACCCTAGCCAATGATCTACATGTCTCAGGTGGCTTGATAAATCTGACTCTCATGAGCTACATG ATTTTCCAAGGGCTATCGCCCATGTTCGTGGGTGACTTTGCAGACAAAGCAGGCCGACGGCCAGCCTACATCGGATGTTTCATCCTGTACATAGCAGCCAACATTGGACTTGCACTACAAAACAACTACGCCGCACTGTTCGTTCTCCGCTGTCTACAAAGCGCCGGAATCAGCACTACCATTGCGCTCGGTTCGGGGGTGGTGTCGGATATCGCAACTGCCGCGGAGCGGGGCTCATATATGGGCTTCGTAACTGCCGGCACGCTACTGGGCCCGTCCGTGGGTCCGGTCATCGGAGGCCTCCTGGCGCAGTATCTAGGATGGCGAGCTATATTCTGGTTTCTGACTATATTCGCCGGCACCTTCACCATCCAGTTCTTACTCTTCTTCCCTGAAACGGCCCGGAAAGTAGTCGGCAACGGGTCTCTCCCGCCTCCAACCTGGAACCTATCATTAATCAACTGGTATCAAACCAGATccagaagaacagaagaagaacaagaggaagCAACCAACAccacagaagaaagaaataaaatcaCATTCCCAAACCCACTAAGAACCCTCTCGATCGTCTCCCAAAAAGACACAAGCCTAATCCTGCTCTCCAACGCCATCCTCTTCGCCGGCTTCTACGACGTCAGCGCCTCCATCCCCTCAATCTACCAGGACCTATACAACCTTAACGACCTCCAAATCGGCCTCTGCTACATCCCCTTCGGCCTCGGCGCCACACTCGCCTCCATCATCTCCGGCAAAATCCTCGACTCCAACTACCGCCGCCTCGCAAAACAACTCAACATCCCCCTCCACAACTCCACCTCCAGGGACCTAAAAGACTTCCCCATCGAAAAAGCCCGTCTCCAACTCGCCTTCCCATTACTAGCAATCGGCAGTCTAACTGTAATCGCCTTCGGATGGGTCCTCCACTTCGGTGTCCATCTAGCGGCTCCCACCACCATCCTATTCGTAATGGGACTAGGCTTGACCGGCGCATTCAATACAGTAAGTACGTTGCTTGTGGATCTGTACCCCGGGAATGCGAGCGCCGCGACAGCGTCGAATAATTTCGTCCGCTGTTTGCTGGGCGCGGGTGCTACGGCGCTCATTGATCCTATGTTGAATGCTATGGGGAGGGGATGGTGTTTTACGTTCATTGCGTTTGTGATGTTGGCCACGGCGCCGCttttgggggttgttgtgAGGTTTGGGCCGAGGtggagggaggagaggttAGGGAGGTGA
- a CDS encoding major facilitator superfamily domain-containing protein, whose product MAEQPSSHSGSSTDMTVENKEKRTWYHSTLFNAFIIGGVGFFAPGLWNAMNSLGAGGAQSPFLINAANALVFGLMGFLCLFGGPIANRIGLNWTLLLGAVGYPIYSAALYTNNRYGNVWFVLLGSVACGLSAGLFWASEGAVALGYPEPTKRGRYMNIWLWFRTGGPLLGGAIVLGLNHSAEAKSKGKVGSQTYLIFVALQCLAVPLAWFLSPPEKVQRSDGSKVRIVLQDSWRAEMRELWKLSCRREVLLLLPIFWAAYFNQYSGNFTTYYFGVRARALIGFVSNFARLLSSGMISRFLDYRGISIKKRVTYSFFYVVLVHIATWVYAWVIQEKYTANPPSLDWSDKGFTEGLFVILLWEFSQQALQNWLYYLVSTMTDNISELARYSGILRGQESFAQAVSYGINTRNWYGGRVPLAVNTILLGLAVFPTWLVVRRYAPIEHDKDATIGQDEEQGSAQHVVGTDFGDKNVVRETVQAK is encoded by the exons ATGGCCGAACAACCATCATCGCATTCGGGTTCATCCACCGATATGACGGTGGAAAATAAAGAGAAGCGAACATGGTATCATTCAACGCTTTTCAATGCCTTTATTATCGGTGGCGTGGGCTTTTTCGCGCCCGGCTTGTGGAATGCAATGAATTCCTTGGGTGCCGGTGGCGCACAGTCGCCATTTTTGATAAACGCTGCCAATGCGTTGGTTTTTGGTCTGA TGGGTTTTCTGTGTCTCTTCGGCGGTCCGATTGCGAACCGCattggattgaattggacCCTACTTTTGGGTGCAGTTGGGTATCCGATTTACTC GGCCGCATTATATACAAATAACCGCTAT GGCAACGTTTGGTTTGTGCTTCTGGGATCGGTAGCATGTGGTTTATC GGCGGGTCTTTTCTGGGCTTCTGAGGGTGCGGTGGCACTGGGATATCCAGAGCCAACAAAGCGGGGCAGATATATGAA TATCTGGCTTTGGTTTCGTACTGGTGGACCTTTGCTGGGCGGCGCAATTGTCCTCGGGCTCAACCA TTCTGCTGAAGCGaagagcaaaggaaaagttGGCTCGC AGACCTATCTCATCTTCGTCGCATTACAGTGCCTCGCCGTTCCCCTGGCGTGGTTTCTCTCGCCACCTGAGAAGGTCCAGCGTAGCGATGGGAGCAAAGTGAGGATTGTTCTGCAGGACTCATGGCGTGCGGAGATGCGGGAGCTTTGGAAGCTTTCTTGTCGGAGAGAA GTTCTTCTGCTGTTGCCGATCTTCTGGGCGGCATACTTTAACCAGTACAGTGGAA ACTTCACAACCTATTACTTCGGCGTCAGAGCCCGTGCTTTGATCGGCTTTGTCA GCAACTTCGCAAGACTGTTATCCTCGGGAATGATAAGTCGGTTCCTTGACTATAGAGGGATCTCAATCAAGAAGCGGGTCACATACAG CTTCTTCTACGTCGTCCTCGTACACATCGCCACCTGGGTCTACGCCTGGGTAATACAGGAGAAGTACACTGCGAACCCACCCTCCCTCGACTGGTCCGACAAGGGCTTCACCGAGGGACTCTTCGTTATCCTTCTCTGGG AATTCTCCCAGCAAGCACTCCAGAACTGGCTCTACTACTTGGTCTCCACAATGACCGACAACATCTCAGAACTGG CCCGGTACTCTGGCATCCTCCGTGGGCAGGAAAGTTTCGCTCAGGCCGTTTCATACGGCATCAACACGAGGAATTGGTATGGCGGGCGAGTTCCCCTTGCTGTAAATACTATTTTGCTTG GTCTCGCGGTATTCCCGACCTGGTTGGTTGTTAGGCGTTATGCTCCTATCGAGCATGATAAGGACGCCACTATCGGCCAAGATGAAGAACAGGGATCCGCACAACATGTTGTTGGTACGGACTTTGGAGATAAGAATGTAGTGAGGGAAACAGTTCAAGCGAAATGA